The following proteins are encoded in a genomic region of Desulfosporosinus youngiae DSM 17734:
- a CDS encoding sigma-54-dependent transcriptional regulator — MGEDRHIVVIDDEPDMLETCARVIHRMGYKCTTYEDSCEALEEIYGLQPDLIITDIKMPKCGGFEVLERAKVCAPKARVIVITGYASVDSAVQAMKEGAYDYLSKPFPIEQLQLTINKALQHIALTEENELLRAQLQEGLNTDNIIGARGGLQDVLATIGKISNSDASILILGKSGTGKEVIARAIHKNSRRSTGPFIPVDCASLPENLLESELFGYERGAFTGANNTKQGLLEMAHGGTLFLDELGELTLAMQAKLLRTLEERAIRRVGGNRLINIDIRVLAATNRDLEKAVRTKEFREDLYYRINVITLKLPILYERQQDIPLLVNHFCKKFSQDMDKRVGGFTPEAMKAMKRYSWPGNIRELRNVVERAISLSESEMVKICDLPEKVIEEQKEILPEQENLGSFTFHEAKDIWLKRFEIKYLKELLDKHNGNITQAAKSAGMNRKTIHRLINKYDFRRG; from the coding sequence GTGGGTGAGGATCGACATATCGTTGTCATCGATGATGAGCCGGATATGCTGGAAACCTGTGCCAGGGTTATCCACCGCATGGGATATAAATGCACTACCTATGAAGATAGTTGTGAGGCTTTGGAAGAAATTTACGGGCTGCAGCCTGACCTGATCATAACCGATATCAAAATGCCTAAATGCGGCGGATTTGAAGTGCTGGAAAGAGCCAAAGTATGTGCCCCCAAGGCAAGAGTCATTGTGATCACAGGTTATGCTTCAGTAGATTCAGCTGTACAAGCCATGAAAGAAGGGGCCTATGATTATCTTTCCAAGCCTTTTCCCATCGAACAGCTGCAGTTGACCATTAATAAGGCGCTTCAGCATATCGCCTTAACCGAGGAAAACGAACTGCTGCGGGCTCAGCTGCAGGAAGGTCTAAACACCGATAATATTATTGGTGCACGGGGAGGGCTGCAAGATGTCCTGGCAACTATTGGCAAGATTTCCAATAGTGATGCCTCCATCCTGATCCTGGGGAAAAGCGGTACCGGTAAAGAAGTCATCGCTCGGGCTATTCACAAAAACAGCAGACGTTCCACAGGACCTTTTATTCCCGTGGATTGTGCATCCTTACCGGAAAATCTCTTGGAAAGTGAATTATTTGGTTATGAAAGAGGAGCCTTTACAGGAGCGAACAACACTAAGCAGGGTCTGCTGGAAATGGCCCATGGGGGGACTCTCTTTCTGGATGAATTGGGGGAGCTGACTCTGGCCATGCAGGCCAAGCTTTTAAGAACCTTGGAAGAACGGGCGATCCGAAGGGTAGGGGGCAATCGCTTGATCAATATCGATATTCGGGTTTTGGCCGCTACGAATCGCGATTTGGAAAAAGCAGTCCGCACCAAAGAGTTCAGAGAAGATCTTTATTATCGAATCAACGTCATTACCCTTAAGCTTCCCATCTTGTATGAACGGCAGCAGGACATTCCTTTATTGGTTAATCATTTCTGTAAGAAATTCTCGCAAGATATGGATAAGAGGGTGGGAGGCTTCACTCCTGAGGCAATGAAGGCAATGAAACGTTATTCTTGGCCAGGGAATATCCGTGAGCTGCGTAATGTTGTGGAAAGAGCGATCTCCCTGTCGGAGTCGGAGATGGTTAAAATTTGTGATCTGCCGGAAAAAGTCATTGAAGAACAAAAAGAGATTCTCCCTGAGCAGGAGAATCTGGGCTCCTTTACCTTTCATGAGGCAAAGGATATTTGGTTGAAACGATTTGAGATAAAATACCTTAAGGAACTTTTGGACAAACATAATGGCAATATCACTCAGGCGGCTAAATCAGCCGGGATGAATCGCAAGACAATCCATAGATTGATAAATAAGTATGACTTCAGACGTGGCTAA
- a CDS encoding uroporphyrinogen decarboxylase family protein, translating into MNRLQRLEAALAGHAFGKSLCIPLVFGGAAFLTKVKLKEYLQNGEILAQCQLNSQQKFDYDAVFVYGDNCIEAEALGSKIYFPENAYPYIEKYRLEDPKQLKELPDFNPLTDGRMPELLRAAAFLKAELGDNLPIVGVVLGPMSIASQLMGLERLLYLLLDSPCEFEDIIRFASGVSLKSGLALLAQGAHISAVIDPSSSQSILPSEMYGRYILPHIRAVFSQFKSAGARASWLMITGNSQGLLPYYRQCGVDIAGIDYEVPLEEALKWEGDFLVSGNIKPYRFINKTPQEILREGKELISLAAGRRFILSSGCEIPLDTKPENLAALIKAAKDV; encoded by the coding sequence GTGAATAGGTTACAGAGGTTAGAGGCTGCTCTGGCAGGTCATGCTTTTGGTAAGTCACTTTGTATTCCGTTGGTATTTGGAGGGGCGGCATTTTTAACAAAGGTAAAATTAAAAGAATATCTGCAAAACGGAGAAATTTTGGCGCAATGTCAGTTGAATTCACAGCAGAAATTCGACTATGATGCGGTCTTTGTCTATGGAGATAACTGCATCGAAGCAGAGGCTTTGGGATCAAAAATATATTTTCCGGAAAATGCTTATCCGTATATTGAAAAATACAGATTGGAAGATCCCAAACAATTAAAAGAATTACCGGATTTCAACCCTTTAACAGATGGCAGAATGCCGGAATTACTGCGGGCTGCCGCCTTTCTAAAGGCTGAGCTGGGAGATAATCTGCCTATTGTAGGAGTGGTATTGGGACCTATGAGTATTGCCAGCCAATTGATGGGATTGGAAAGACTCTTATATCTTTTGCTTGATTCGCCTTGTGAATTTGAAGACATAATAAGGTTCGCTTCCGGAGTTTCTTTAAAATCCGGCTTGGCCTTACTTGCTCAAGGCGCTCATATCTCGGCGGTAATCGATCCCAGCTCTTCTCAAAGCATTCTTCCCAGTGAGATGTATGGCCGCTATATATTACCCCATATCCGTGCTGTTTTTTCCCAATTCAAATCAGCGGGGGCGAGAGCCTCCTGGCTGATGATAACGGGAAACAGCCAAGGGCTTTTGCCCTACTATCGCCAATGCGGAGTGGATATTGCCGGTATAGATTATGAAGTGCCGTTGGAAGAAGCATTAAAGTGGGAAGGAGACTTTTTGGTGTCCGGAAATATTAAACCCTACCGCTTTATTAATAAAACGCCTCAGGAGATCCTTCGTGAAGGTAAAGAGTTGATAAGTCTGGCAGCCGGTAGAAGGTTTATTTTAAGTTCAGGATGTGAAATACCTTTGGATACCAAGCCGGAGAATCTTGCCGCATTAATTAAGGCTGCTAAGGATGTGTGA
- a CDS encoding cobalamin B12-binding domain-containing protein, with the protein MDDVADLVETVIQGNAKESVFIARDLLAKGYRITQLVEGLTRALDSLDAKCNMNQFNLLEILLAARAMKEVVDEVVCPEMEKLPAEFGSFRLKGVFVMGTIQGDIHDLGKNIVTTLLRTVGYKVIDLGKDVPPAQFVMTAKAEKADFIGVSSLIFSSAAGIREIKRLLREENRADIMVIAGGASVKQLEKEDLDVDMIAKDAFELIRFLQVYEGNVVE; encoded by the coding sequence TTGGACGATGTCGCCGACTTAGTGGAAACCGTCATACAAGGGAATGCAAAGGAGTCTGTTTTTATCGCAAGGGATTTATTAGCCAAAGGTTATAGGATAACTCAATTAGTAGAAGGGCTGACAAGAGCTTTGGATTCCCTCGATGCAAAATGCAATATGAATCAATTCAATCTCTTAGAAATTTTATTAGCGGCCAGAGCAATGAAAGAGGTTGTCGATGAGGTGGTTTGTCCGGAGATGGAAAAATTGCCTGCCGAGTTTGGTTCCTTCCGGTTAAAAGGAGTATTTGTCATGGGTACAATTCAAGGGGATATCCATGATTTGGGGAAAAACATCGTCACGACTCTCTTAAGAACGGTGGGTTATAAAGTAATCGACTTAGGCAAAGATGTTCCACCTGCTCAATTCGTAATGACTGCTAAAGCGGAAAAGGCAGATTTTATCGGAGTGAGCAGCTTAATCTTTTCCTCAGCGGCGGGCATTAGAGAGATAAAGAGGTTGCTAAGGGAAGAGAATAGGGCGGATATTATGGTGATAGCTGGGGGGGCTTCTGTTAAACAATTAGAAAAAGAGGATCTCGATGTGGATATGATAGCGAAAGATGCCTTTGAACTGATAAGATTTCTCCAGGTTTATGAAGGGAATGTTGTGGAGTGA
- a CDS encoding sensor histidine kinase: MCDRMDMRQSMLSSSEEELKKQIIALHKINNLTGFLPIKIEELLPAIKEEIEEIFVHYECNFNILAEDYACSGLTSGDCKALRDQLPMISGQDQACPCSAGETCRRIFRSHICVPLISGTEIFGVITLKSTVKEGLSRDFLEIILAIANQVAATLQRSQLLNRLAREKNNLEEANKEITQLNRSLLRTIKELERTQLQLIYSERLAAAGRLAANLTHEINNPTGIILSRLEWLLLEASEKELPEEVVKDLLVIKKHTERIAHITRGLLSFSRRTKNETALVDLGNLIKETVVWLERQFSRKDIIFILNLNPLPIVNGNKDQLEQVLVNILTNAKDALPAGGQIIITTKHDTEQNNVQIDIEDNGTGIPEELMTAIFDPFFSTKEKELGTGLGLPISLTIMKEHGGFLRMESTPHEGSCFSMILPCAPKNREDDLSG, encoded by the coding sequence ATGTGTGACAGGATGGATATGAGGCAAAGCATGTTGTCATCTTCTGAAGAGGAACTGAAAAAACAGATTATTGCACTTCATAAAATAAACAATTTAACGGGTTTTTTGCCCATAAAAATAGAAGAGCTGTTACCGGCAATAAAAGAAGAGATCGAGGAGATTTTTGTTCACTACGAATGCAATTTTAATATATTGGCTGAAGATTACGCTTGCAGTGGGTTAACATCGGGAGATTGCAAGGCTTTACGGGATCAATTGCCGATGATTTCAGGGCAGGATCAAGCTTGTCCCTGTAGTGCCGGGGAAACCTGCAGAAGAATTTTCCGGTCCCATATTTGTGTGCCGTTGATCTCAGGTACGGAAATATTTGGCGTGATTACCCTTAAGAGCACCGTTAAAGAAGGGCTAAGCCGGGATTTTCTGGAAATTATCTTAGCCATAGCCAACCAAGTCGCGGCGACTCTGCAACGCTCTCAATTACTGAATCGCCTGGCCCGGGAAAAGAATAATTTGGAAGAAGCTAATAAGGAAATTACTCAGCTTAATAGGTCATTGCTCAGAACCATTAAAGAGCTGGAAAGGACCCAGCTTCAGCTGATCTATTCTGAGCGGTTAGCTGCTGCAGGAAGATTGGCGGCTAATCTTACTCACGAGATTAACAATCCTACAGGGATCATTCTGTCCAGATTAGAATGGCTTCTTTTAGAGGCCTCGGAAAAAGAATTGCCTGAAGAGGTCGTCAAAGACCTGCTGGTTATAAAAAAGCATACAGAACGGATAGCTCATATCACTCGAGGGTTACTCTCTTTTTCCAGACGAACGAAAAACGAAACAGCCTTAGTCGATCTGGGGAATTTAATCAAGGAAACGGTGGTTTGGCTGGAAAGACAGTTTTCCCGCAAGGATATCATCTTTATTCTTAACCTCAACCCCCTACCAATCGTTAACGGCAATAAAGACCAACTGGAGCAAGTGCTTGTCAATATCTTAACCAATGCCAAAGATGCACTGCCGGCAGGAGGACAGATTATCATCACGACGAAACATGATACCGAGCAAAATAATGTTCAAATAGATATTGAGGATAATGGCACGGGAATACCGGAAGAACTGATGACTGCTATTTTTGACCCCTTTTTTAGTACAAAAGAAAAAGAATTGGGCACAGGGTTGGGATTACCGATTAGCCTGACCATTATGAAAGAGCACGGCGGTTTTTTGCGAATGGAGAGCACTCCCCATGAAGGCAGTTGCTTTAGTATGATTTTGCCCTGTGCGCCAAAGAACCGGGAGGATGATTTGAGTGGGTGA
- a CDS encoding bifunctional riboflavin kinase/FAD synthetase, whose translation MQVRTSLPIEREPCVLALGNFDGVHLGHRRLLEHGLEQAERLGVGLDVLVFEPHPLKVLFPERGIKLLSTTQERLHYMEEIGVRTVYHLPFNMEMANTSPEQFVEKILIPLGVIHVVVGFNYSFGAQGKGNPELIQALGQKHGFGVSVLQAQTMGGRVISSSSIRKALLQGDIQSASSLLGRLPCLRGIVVHGEERGRQLGYPTANILTSEDYLIPKRGVYAVWSLIDGTRVLGMMNIGMKPTFHEMYDTVVEVHFIDFDGDLYGREITVMIVERLRDERKFNGVNELLAQLEKDCSNAKGVLELCNFTKL comes from the coding sequence GTGCAAGTTCGAACTAGTTTACCTATAGAAAGAGAGCCATGTGTCTTAGCGTTAGGTAATTTTGATGGAGTACATCTGGGACATCGTCGATTACTTGAGCATGGACTGGAACAAGCTGAACGTTTAGGAGTGGGACTCGACGTTTTGGTCTTTGAACCTCACCCTCTAAAAGTATTATTCCCCGAACGGGGAATAAAGCTATTATCCACGACTCAGGAACGATTGCATTATATGGAGGAGATTGGGGTCCGTACTGTTTACCATCTCCCCTTTAACATGGAGATGGCGAACACTTCCCCGGAACAGTTTGTAGAGAAGATTCTCATACCCCTTGGAGTGATTCATGTTGTGGTGGGGTTTAATTATTCATTTGGTGCCCAAGGTAAGGGTAATCCTGAGTTGATTCAGGCCTTAGGGCAGAAACATGGATTTGGAGTTAGTGTACTTCAAGCTCAGACAATGGGTGGCCGGGTGATTTCCTCGAGCAGTATCCGTAAAGCATTACTTCAAGGGGATATTCAATCGGCGAGTTCTCTGCTTGGGAGACTTCCTTGCTTGCGCGGGATAGTGGTACATGGAGAAGAGCGCGGTCGTCAGCTTGGTTATCCAACTGCCAATATTCTCACTTCCGAAGATTATCTGATTCCGAAGCGGGGGGTCTACGCGGTTTGGAGCTTGATTGACGGAACGCGCGTCTTAGGGATGATGAACATCGGTATGAAGCCTACCTTTCATGAAATGTATGATACGGTGGTTGAAGTTCATTTCATTGATTTTGACGGTGATTTGTATGGCAGGGAGATTACAGTAATGATCGTAGAACGTTTGCGTGATGAACGAAAATTCAATGGGGTAAACGAGCTTTTAGCTCAGTTAGAAAAGGACTGTTCTAATGCCAAAGGTGTATTGGAACTGTGCAACTTTACGAAACTATAA
- a CDS encoding recombinase family protein — translation MANNEKYTILYGRLSQEDDREGESNSIQNQRLILTKYAEEKGFGNIRFLFDDGFSGTNFNRPSWNEIMELIESGQVETLIVKDMSRLGRDYLQTGFLMEHTFPNNNVRFIAINDAVDTLYGDNDFAPFRNLFNDFYAKDCSKKIRSVKKAQAERGERVGTRPPYGYKKDESNPKQIVPDPEAAEVVKHIFKLCAEGRGPKQIARQLTGEQVVNPSNYYFNQTGVALTNLDTTRPYRWRDNSIVNILDDETYLGHTVSMKHTTASYKNKKQIIRPKSEWLRFENTHEGIIDQEIWDIAHAVREHKKRPRKNMENPNPYSGLVFCADCGKPLVLHRAHTMDESKNNFACSTYKQYGKETCSAHYIRESQLAAVILDDLKRVTHFARQDEVLFAECINRKNTADTRKEITALQKELEGMRKRDLELTALFKRLYEDNVLGRIPDEHYRTLSDEYTVEQKALRERMPKTEVRMDKLKNSLTNVDRFIEKAKKYTDLTELTPELLRMFIAKVVVGEKAEKYSRTAPQDIWIHYRDIGMLNDVKEEFDIPSMEEFYRMDDEMIFDDELPAAI, via the coding sequence ATGGCAAACAACGAAAAATATACCATACTCTACGGCAGACTAAGCCAAGAAGATGACCGTGAGGGTGAGAGCAACAGCATCCAAAATCAGCGGCTGATTCTCACCAAGTACGCAGAGGAAAAGGGCTTTGGCAATATTCGTTTTCTTTTCGATGACGGTTTCAGCGGAACAAACTTCAATCGTCCTTCGTGGAATGAGATTATGGAGCTGATTGAAAGCGGACAGGTGGAAACCTTGATTGTCAAGGATATGAGCCGACTCGGCAGGGATTATCTGCAAACCGGCTTTCTCATGGAGCATACCTTCCCCAACAACAATGTTCGTTTCATTGCGATCAATGATGCGGTGGACACGCTCTACGGCGATAACGACTTTGCTCCGTTCCGGAACTTATTTAACGATTTTTATGCGAAAGACTGCAGCAAAAAGATTCGGTCGGTGAAGAAAGCACAGGCTGAGCGCGGGGAACGGGTTGGGACAAGACCACCCTATGGGTACAAAAAAGACGAGAGCAATCCCAAACAGATTGTTCCCGATCCAGAAGCCGCCGAAGTGGTCAAGCACATTTTTAAGCTGTGTGCCGAGGGCAGGGGCCCCAAGCAAATCGCAAGGCAACTCACGGGAGAACAGGTGGTAAATCCAAGCAATTACTATTTTAATCAGACCGGAGTGGCATTGACGAACTTGGATACCACCAGGCCCTACAGATGGCGAGATAACTCCATCGTCAATATTTTGGATGATGAAACTTATCTGGGGCACACGGTCAGCATGAAGCACACCACAGCATCTTACAAAAACAAAAAGCAGATCATCCGCCCGAAATCCGAATGGCTAAGGTTTGAAAACACCCATGAGGGCATCATCGACCAAGAAATCTGGGATATTGCCCATGCGGTTCGAGAGCACAAAAAGCGTCCGAGAAAAAACATGGAGAACCCTAACCCTTACTCAGGACTTGTATTCTGCGCCGATTGCGGAAAGCCTTTGGTGCTACACCGTGCCCACACCATGGACGAGAGTAAAAACAATTTCGCCTGCTCCACCTACAAGCAGTATGGCAAAGAAACCTGCTCCGCCCATTACATCAGGGAGAGTCAGCTTGCGGCGGTAATTTTGGATGATCTAAAGCGTGTCACCCACTTTGCAAGGCAAGATGAAGTGCTGTTTGCAGAGTGCATCAACCGCAAAAACACCGCCGATACGAGGAAAGAAATTACCGCGCTGCAAAAAGAGCTGGAGGGTATGCGAAAAAGGGATTTGGAGCTTACGGCACTTTTTAAGCGCCTCTACGAGGACAATGTGTTGGGTCGTATCCCCGATGAGCATTACCGAACCCTGTCCGATGAGTACACCGTAGAGCAAAAAGCCTTACGGGAACGCATGCCAAAGACTGAAGTCAGAATGGATAAGCTCAAAAACTCCCTTACCAACGTGGACAGGTTTATTGAAAAGGCGAAAAAGTATACCGACCTTACCGAACTGACTCCGGAACTGCTTCGGATGTTTATTGCAAAAGTTGTGGTGGGCGAAAAGGCTGAGAAATACTCCCGCACTGCTCCGCAGGATATTTGGATTCACTACCGTGACATTGGGATGCTGAATGATGTCAAAGAGGAATTCGATATTCCATCCATGGAAGAGTTCTACAGAATGGATGATGAAATGATATTTGATGATGAGCTGCCAGCCGCAATTTAA